The following proteins are co-located in the Telopea speciosissima isolate NSW1024214 ecotype Mountain lineage chromosome 9, Tspe_v1, whole genome shotgun sequence genome:
- the LOC122639658 gene encoding enhancer of mRNA-decapping protein 4-like isoform X1 → MASAGNPNQPATFDMQKFFKPSTNPSPSNPSNQNASPFPASSYPTPPSSYPPPTGPFSYPPQTAPFHNPHYLPPYTQEQFSGMHHQRPIPYATPNLQPPPYLASPNPNHGARLMALLGTSAPSNMELPSPTMPSPSAASSMAATSEFPLHTNPPILPSMPSAPPLSMAASQAAPMRLPSSKLPKGRHLIGDNVVYDVDVRLQGEVQPQLEVTPITKYVSDPGLVVGRQIAVNRTYICYGLKLGAIRVLNINTALRSLLRGHTQRVTDMAFFAEEVHLLASASIDGRVFVWKINEGPDEEDKPQITGKIVIAIQIIGEGDSIHPRVCWHSHKQEILVVGIGKFVLKIDTTKVGKGEVFSAEEPLKCSIDKLIPGVQLVGEHDGEVTELSMCQWMTSRLASASTDGTVKIWEDRKALPPVVLRPYDGQPVNSVTFLTAPNRPDHINLITAGPLNREVKIWASASEEGWLLPSDAETWRCTQTLELRSSVEPRIEEAFFNQVVALPRAGLILLANAKKNAIYAIHIEYGPNPFSTRLDYIAEFTVTMPILSLTGTSDYISEREHVVQVYCVQTQAIQQYALDLSQCFPPPLDNVGLEKTESSASRSLDTTISDGLATSEPSNLGTSTEMPVGNDAPKPTVLVSSSESVPAASYPVISDSAEVPSLRELVSSSIESKPSALVPATSDADNIHVVAQPLPLSPRLSGKLSGFRTQSNCFEPGSQLDRGSDLTVHDYSVDRRVDNVITNLPDIPSLDEISRKDESKVAQNDNTVMPNPPVMFKHPTHLVTPSEIFSMAVPPAENSRVSQGMKRGEAKVQDVVVNNDTGSVEVEVKVIGETGSSQNDEFDSHKEPHILLAEKLEKSFCSQASDLSMEMMRDCCETFGVETRQVNDSCVTEVVDRPPNAGEEELQDSSKEAHGKVSESNAATTVPQTPAPATKGKKQKGKNSQISGPSSASPSPFNSTDSSNEPGSSSVGPSTEAAVAQIMAMQETLNQLITMQREMQKQLSVMVAVPVTKEGKRIEAALGRSMEKVVKANNDALWARLQEENAKHEKMERDRSQQMTSVITNYMNKDLPAMLEKTVKKEMSSVGPAVARAITPVVEKTLSSVVAEAFQRGVGDKAVSQLEKSVNSKLEATVARQIQAQFQTSGKQALQDALRSTFEASVIPAFEMSCKAMFEQIDAAFQKGMVEHAAAAQQQFESAHSPLAIALRDSISSASSITQTLTGEIADGQRKILALAAAGANSKAVNPLVTQLSNGPLGGLHEMAMSIQQVEAPLDPTKELSRLISEHKYEEAFIAALHRSDVSIVSWLCSQVDFRGILSMVPQPLHQGVLLSLLQQLSCDISKETSRKLTWMTDVVIAINPTDSMIAMHVRPIFEQVYKVLAHHITLPTVTSSDVTSMRILMHIINSMLVSCK, encoded by the exons atGGCTTCCGCTGGGAATCCAAATCAACCTGCGACCTTCGATATGCAGAAGTTCTTCAAACCCTCGACAAACCCTTCTCCTTCAAACCCTAGTAATCAAAACGCGTCACCATTTCCAGCGTCTTCTTATCCTACACCACCTTCTTCTTATCCTCCACCCACTGGCCCTTTCTCCTACCCACCCCAGACTGCTCCATTCCATAATCCTCACTACCTCCCTCCTTACACACAAGAGCAGTTCTCTGGGATGCACCACCAGAGGCCCATCCCCTATGCTACACCCAATCTCCAACCACCTCCTTACCTTGCCTCTCCCAATCCTAACCATGGAGCCAGACTGATGGCTCTACTGGGCACCAGCGCTCCATCCAACATGGAATTGCCGTCTCCGACAATGCCGTCACCATCTGCAGCGTCTTCAATGGCTGCTACATCAGAATTCCCCTTGCATACCAATCCCCCCATCTTACCTTCGATGCCCTCGGCGCCGCCCCTCAGCATGGCGGCTTCCCAGGCGGCCCCAATGAGGTTACCAAGCAGCAAGCTTCCCAAGGGCCGACATTTGATTGGCGACAACGTAGTCTATGATGTCGACGTCAGGTTGCAGGGCGAGGTCCAGCCCCAGCTCGAAGTCACCCCAATCACCAAGTATGTCTCCGATCCGGGACTTGTCGTCGGCCGGCAGATTGCAGTTAACAGGACATATATATGCTATGGACTGAAGTTGGGGGCTATCCGGGTCCTCAATATAAACACTGCCTTAAGATCTTTGCTTCGAGGTCACACTCAG AGGGTCACAGACATGGCTTTCTTTGCTGAGGAAGTTCACCTTTTAGCCAG TGCGAGCATAGATGGGAGGGTTTTTGTATGGAAGATTAATGAAGGTCCAGACGAAGAAGATAAGCCACAAATTACTGGAAAAATTGTTATTGCCATTCAGATAATTGGAGAGGGGGATTCGATACATCCACGAGTCTGTTGGCACTCTCACAAACAG GAGATTTTGGTAGTAGGTATTGGAAAATTTGTGCTGAAAATTGATACAACAAAGGTTGGAAAAGGTGAAGTGTTTTCAGCTGAAGAGCCTCTCAAGTGTTCTATTGATAAGCTGATCCCGGGTGTCCAACTTGTTGGTGAACATGACGGGGAAGTGACTGAGTTGTCAATGTGCCAATGGATGACCAGTCGCTTAGCATCTGCATCAACGGATGGCACG GTAAAGATATGGGAAGACCGTAAGGCACTGCCCCCTGTGGTATTGAGGCCATATGACGGTCAGCCAGTTAACTCGGTCACATTCTTAACTGCACCTAACCGCCCTGATCACATTAATCTCATCACAGCG GGGCCTCTGAATCGGGAAGTGAAGATATGGGCCTCAGCAAGTGAAGAAGGTTGGCTGTTACCTAGTGATGCTGAAACATGGCGGTGTACTCAGACATTGGAGTTAAGGAGTTCCGTGGAACCCCGAATCGAGGAGGCATTCTTTAATCAAGTTGTAGCCTTGCCACGTGCGGGCCTCATTCTTCTTGCAAATGCCAAGAAGAATGCTATATATGCCATACACATAGAATATGGCCCAAACCCGTTCTCAACTCGCCTGGATTATATTGCAGAGTTTACTGTCACAATGCCTATTTTGAGTCTTACTGGTACGAGCGACTACATATCTGAAAGGGAGCATGTGGTTCAGGTTTACTGTGTCCAGACGCAGGCTATTCAACAGTACGCTCTGGATCTGTCTCAGTGCTTCCCACCGCCACTGGATAATGTGGGATTAGAAAAGACAGAGTCTAGTGCTTCTCGTTCTCTGGATACAACTATTTCAGATGGATTGGCTACATCAGAGCCATCTAATCTGGGTACATCTACTGAGATGCCTGTAGGAAATGATGCACCCAAACCAACTGTCTTAGTTAGCAGTTCTGAAAGTGTACCTGCTGCCAGTTATCCTGTAATCTCGGATTCTGCCGAGGTTCCTAGCTTACGCGAATTGGTGTCATCAAGTATTGAATCTAAACCAAGTGCTTTAGTGCCTGCAACCTCTGATGCCGATAATATCCATGTTGTGGCACAGCCTCTTCCTTTGAGTCCGAGGTTATCAGGGAAACTCTCTGGTTTTAGAACTCAATCAAATTGCTTTGAGCCTGGTTCCCAACTAGATCGTGGCAGTGACTTGACAGTTCATGATTATTCAGTAGATAGGAGAGTGGACAATGTTATTACAAATTTACCAGATATTCCTTCCTTGGATGAAATCTCTAGAAAGGATGAAAGCAAAGTTGCACAGAATGACAATACTGTGATGCCTAATCCTCCTGTGATGTTCAAACATCCTACCCATTTGGTAACTCCATCAGAGATATTTTCAATGGCTGTTCCACCTGCTGAGAATAGTCGGGTCAGTCAAGGAATGAAGAGGGGTGAGGCAAAGGTACAAGATGTGGTTGTCAACAATGATACAGGGAGCGTCGAGGTAGAGGTTAAAGTCATTGGTGAGACTGGGTCTAGTCAGAATGATGAGTTTGATTCCCATAAAGAACCACACATTCTTCTTGCAGAGAAATTGGAGAAATCCTTCTGCTCCCAGGCTTCGGATCTTAGCATGGAGATGATGAGAGACTGCTGTGAAACTTTTGGTGTGGAGACTCGGCAGGTCAATGATTCTTGTGTTACTGAAGTGGTAGACCGGCCTCCAAATGCTGGTGAAGAAGAATTGCAAGATTCTTCGAAAGAAGCACATGGAAAGGTTTCTGAGTCGAATGCAGCTACAACAGTTCCACAGACTCCAGCACCAGCTACAAAAGGGAAGAAACAGAAGGGTAAAAACTCTCAAATATCAGGACCTTCATCTGCTTCTCCAAGCCCTTTCAATTCCACAGATTCTTCCAATGAACCGGGTAGCAGTTCTGTTGGTCCTTCTACAGAGGCTGCTGTTGCACAAATAATGGCCATGCAAGAGACATTGAACCAG CTAATTACCATGCAAAGAGAAATGCAGAAGCAGTTGTCAGTGATGGTGGCTGTCCCAGTCACCAAAGAAGGCAAAAGAATTGAGGCAGCTCTGGGCAGGAGCATGGAGAAAGTTGTTAAGGCCAACAATGATGCTCTTTGGGCTCGGCTTCAAGAAGAGAATGCAAAGCATGAGAAGATGGAACGTGACCGTTCACAGCAGATGACTAGTGTCATCACCAACTATATGAATAAAGACTTGCCGGCCATGCTAGAGAAAACAGTGAAGAAGGAAATGTCTTCTGTAGGACCAGCTGTAGCTCGTGCTATTACTCCGGTTGTGGAGAAAACACTTTCTTCAGTTGTTGCAGAGGCATTCCAG AGAGGGGTTGGAGACAAGGCTGTGAGTCAGTTGGAAAAATCAGTTAATTCAAAACTGGAAGCAACAGTAGCTAGGCAAATCCAGGCTCAATTCCAAACTTCTGGAAAGCAAGCTCTTCAG GATGCATTAAGATCTACCTTTGAAGCTTCAGTAATTCCGGCATTTGAAATGTCATGCAAAGCCATGTTTGAGCAAATTGATGCTGCATTTCAGAAAGGGATGGTTGAACATGCAGCTGCAGCTCAGCAGCAGTTTGAGTCTGCACATTCTCCTTTGGCTATTGCTTTGAGG GATTCAATTAGCTCAGCATCATCAATTACTCAAACCTTGACTGGAGAGATTGCTGATGGCCAGCGTAAGATTTTAGCCCTTGCAGCTGCAGGAGCGAACTCAAAGGCAGTAAATCCTTTGGTTACACAACTTAGCAACGGTCCTTTAGGTGGTCTCCATGAGATG GCCATGTCTATTCAACAGGTTGAGGCACCTTTGGATCCTACTAAAGAGCTATCGAGATTGATATCTGAACACAAATATGAGGAAGCATTTATTGCAGCTTTGCATAGAAGTGATGTTTCTATTGTATCATGGCTTTGTTCTCAG GTTGATTTTAGAGGTATCTTGTCGATGGTGCCTCAGCCTCTGCATCAAGGAGTTCTACTGTCCCTTCTCCAGCAGTTATCCTGCGATATCAGCAAGGAAACATCGCGAAAACTGACATGGATGACAGACGTCGTTATTGCCATAAATCCTACAGACTCGATGATTGCAATGCATGTGAGGCCGATTTTTGAGCAGGTCTATAAAGTACTGGCCCATCACATCACCTTACCAACTGTGACTTCCAGTGATGTTACAAGCATGCGGATCCTTATGCACATCATCAACTCCATGTTGGTGTCCTGTAAATGA